ACTGACGCCCGAGCAGGAGAAGCATTGGACCGGCTTCAACAGCGCCATGCACTATCTCGGCCACAACGGCGCCGACCGCCTCAACCTGCGAATTGCCCGCGCCAAGCGCGACCCGCCGGACGATATTATCGAGCAGATGCGCAACGAAGCCCAGTTCCTCAACGATCGCGCGGTGGACCAGCGCAATGTCGCGGACTCCGCCGAACCGCTGTTCGCCAGCCTCGACGACAGGCAAAAGCAGATTTTCATCAATGAAATGGTGCGGCTCAGCCGCGAGCGCGGGCTGGATTAGCGCATGTCCGACTGATCAGGCTTCTCTGACATTCGCGGCGGCCGCCGCGAATAGCCGGGCACACGTGCCCTGGGGTAGGTTGAGAGGCGCGGTACCCGGCTATCCTGCCGCAGCGGCGCGGCCCTTCCAATCGTCATGCAATGATGAAGAAACCCTGTCCGACTCGCGCCCGACTGATGGCGCAGTCGGGGCCTTGTAAGGAACGCCTGCTTTTCGCATTCAGGTGTTGCGCGGATACATCGTTTGCGCTCGGCACGGCGTATCGCCGGCGTGCGCGCGGGCTTGCACAAGTCGGACTTTGGACGGCGCGATTGAAGATTGCGACCATCGCAAGGCTCGCGCTCAGGTCGCTTCAGCGCCCGCCCGATGTCCGCCTTCGCAGGCGCGAAACGCGATAGAGCCTTTTATTTAGGGTTTGACGCTAGGCTTTCCCGCAGATGCCAGCCAAGGCCGACGTCGATGGAAGAAAAGCGAAAATATCCGCGGTCCGAAATCAATGAACCGGCCTACGTATCGTCGGGCGGCTCGGTCATGAGCTGCACGGTCCGGAATATCTCGCTCGAGGGCGCCGCCATCGACGTGGAGAACGCGGCTTTCGTGCCTGCGCACTTTCGTCTGGTGATGGCCAACGACTCCTCGGTCCGCGAGTGCCGAGTCGTCTGGATCCAGCGAAACCGGATCGGCCTGACCTTCGTTGCAGTGCCGTAAGGACAGCTCGCATGGCGCGCAGCCGTCAGTGCTTCAGCAGCGATTTGACCTTGGCTTCCAGTTCCTCGAACGACATGGCGCCCTTCAGTCTCTCGCCATTGACGAAGAAGGTCGGCGTTGAATCGACCTTCACCACATCGAGAGCGAACCGTTGGTCGGCGGCGAGCTTGTCGAGCAGGGTCTGATCCTTCTCGCAGGTCTCGACGGCCTGTTCGCTCATCCCGGCCTGCTTTCCGATCAGTATCAAGGTATTCCTGGTCTGCGCCATCAACAGCTCCTGCTGCTGGAACAAGAGCTGGACGGTGCCGAAATATTTCTCGGCATCGCCATTGGCGATGCAGCGCGCCAGCAAATCAGTTCTTCGAAATGCCGAGAATGCTGGCCACCGTTT
The genomic region above belongs to Bradyrhizobium sediminis and contains:
- a CDS encoding PilZ domain-containing protein — its product is MEEKRKYPRSEINEPAYVSSGGSVMSCTVRNISLEGAAIDVENAAFVPAHFRLVMANDSSVRECRVVWIQRNRIGLTFVAVP
- a CDS encoding DsbA family protein is translated as MLARCIANGDAEKYFGTVQLLFQQQELLMAQTRNTLILIGKQAGMSEQAVETCEKDQTLLDKLAADQRFALDVVKVDSTPTFFVNGERLKGAMSFEELEAKVKSLLKH